The Corynebacterium comes genome window below encodes:
- a CDS encoding ABC transporter substrate-binding protein → MVKSAPCGQPGRESRCDVAKRWREGGRRTATAVVAVLTAVTLAACSPGSGGGGGGGTEEPQSTEHFGYLVDTSLVTTNAGSEVGASSNTEALSGRLYPAVFVPGPSGQMIPNTDLVSTQVLPGANRQVIYTIAEHARYSDGAPLTCTDFLLSYKAGVHEGIFGSHLPQTGEVLRLDCEPGQKRFTVVFDKEGGGRWRHLFGPGSTLPAHAIAAKVGLSLEELHTALQNDDLSTLVEVAPVWRDGFNLVDFDPALQVTSGPFVIDRVGPDGEVVLRPNDQYYGDAPDLDTIVVWPRGTEAERLLEADALRVADIRSSSPDWVDRDDPENTLAVDSRVGDLTDTLMLGDAGVFATAEARRAFAGCVDQNAVAAASSRVSGVEVPPVALHSLPHNDPAARQLVDVTDPELPTDIGRAQALTGATIRIGYLGPDDRKAAMVAAIAESCGQAGITVEDASGESTGLADLSKVTTGQWGETVIREGTLDAVLMAVDPMAEFGAASSRAVDVNYLREAEKRLWQEVPSIPLAAQPRWFVIDRTVGNVVVYTGLAGIGWNMDRWLSEDNGA, encoded by the coding sequence ATGGTCAAATCAGCACCCTGTGGGCAGCCGGGGCGGGAAAGTAGGTGTGACGTGGCGAAACGTTGGCGTGAGGGTGGGCGTCGCACTGCCACGGCGGTGGTGGCGGTCCTCACCGCCGTCACCCTGGCGGCCTGTTCTCCGGGTTCCGGTGGGGGAGGGGGCGGCGGGACGGAAGAGCCGCAGTCCACGGAACACTTCGGGTATCTCGTCGACACCTCTCTTGTGACCACCAACGCCGGCAGCGAGGTGGGGGCCTCCTCGAACACGGAGGCGCTGTCGGGCCGTCTCTACCCGGCGGTCTTCGTGCCCGGTCCCTCCGGGCAGATGATCCCGAACACGGACCTGGTGAGCACCCAGGTGCTGCCGGGAGCGAACCGGCAGGTCATCTACACGATCGCCGAGCACGCCCGGTACTCCGACGGAGCGCCCCTCACGTGCACCGATTTCCTCCTGTCCTACAAGGCCGGCGTCCACGAGGGGATCTTCGGCTCCCACCTCCCGCAGACCGGGGAAGTTCTGCGTCTGGACTGCGAGCCGGGGCAGAAGCGCTTCACGGTCGTCTTCGACAAGGAGGGCGGTGGGCGCTGGCGCCACCTCTTCGGCCCGGGCTCCACCCTGCCGGCGCATGCCATCGCGGCGAAGGTCGGGCTGAGCCTGGAGGAGCTCCACACCGCGCTGCAGAACGATGACCTCAGCACCCTCGTCGAGGTCGCGCCTGTCTGGCGCGACGGCTTCAACCTGGTGGACTTCGATCCGGCGCTGCAGGTCACGTCGGGCCCCTTCGTCATCGACCGGGTCGGCCCGGACGGGGAGGTCGTGCTCAGGCCAAACGACCAGTACTACGGTGACGCCCCGGACCTTGACACCATTGTCGTGTGGCCCCGGGGAACGGAGGCCGAGCGACTGCTCGAGGCCGACGCCCTCCGCGTCGCCGACATCCGCAGCAGCAGCCCCGACTGGGTGGACCGGGATGACCCGGAGAACACCCTCGCCGTGGACAGCCGGGTGGGCGACCTCACCGATACCCTCATGCTCGGCGATGCCGGCGTGTTCGCCACCGCCGAGGCACGCCGGGCGTTTGCCGGATGTGTGGACCAGAATGCGGTGGCGGCGGCGTCGTCACGCGTCAGCGGCGTGGAGGTCCCGCCGGTGGCGCTGCACTCCCTGCCGCACAACGATCCGGCCGCGCGTCAGTTGGTGGATGTGACCGACCCCGAACTTCCCACGGACATCGGCCGCGCTCAGGCACTGACGGGTGCGACCATAAGAATCGGCTACCTCGGCCCGGATGACCGGAAGGCGGCGATGGTCGCGGCGATCGCCGAGTCCTGTGGACAGGCGGGAATCACGGTGGAGGATGCCTCCGGCGAGTCCACTGGTCTGGCGGACCTCTCGAAGGTGACCACCGGTCAGTGGGGTGAGACGGTGATCCGCGAAGGGACGCTCGACGCCGTTCTGATGGCCGTGGATCCGATGGCGGAGTTCGGGGCGGCGTCGTCGCGGGCCGTCGACGTCAACTACCTCCGGGAGGCGGAGAAGCGGCTCTGGCAGGAGGTCCCCAGCATTCCTCTCGCGGCGCAACCCCGCTGGTTCGTGATCGACCGCACAGTGGGTAACGTGGTTGTGTATACGGGACTGGCCGGAATCGGCTGGAACATGGACCGATGGCTAAGCGAGGACAACGGTGCTTAA
- the secF gene encoding protein translocase subunit SecF, producing MSSMSTFNRLYTGEGGVDFIGRSRLWYWITAVLLVISIGAIGIRGFDLSIDFEGGTKMNMPAGELVVEEVEETFIDATGVTPEVTQIIGAGESRTLEINSQRLTTGQIDAARAAIFEEHQPLDAAGTPSPDAVGDSTVSESWGSTITQRMLIAMGAFLALAFLYIAFRLEKEMAAAAMLALLVDGVLIAGIYALFGFEVSPASVIGLLTVLSFSIYDTVIVFDKVRENTAGYLGSRRATYAEEANLAVNQTVMRSISTSVIAALPIIALMVVAVWLMGVGTLKDLALIQLIGVIEGIFSSIFLATPILVGLVNRRKDTRLHNQKVEDYRAGRDDEELVDAAADTSTKRTVAGPADTRPEAPGAGASWRPDRR from the coding sequence ATGAGCTCGATGAGTACGTTCAACCGCCTGTACACCGGTGAGGGCGGCGTCGACTTCATCGGCCGTTCCCGTCTCTGGTACTGGATCACCGCCGTGCTGCTGGTCATCTCGATCGGCGCGATCGGCATCCGTGGTTTCGACCTCAGCATCGACTTCGAGGGCGGCACCAAGATGAACATGCCCGCCGGGGAGCTGGTGGTGGAGGAGGTCGAGGAGACGTTCATCGACGCGACCGGCGTCACGCCGGAGGTCACCCAGATCATCGGCGCCGGTGAATCCCGCACCCTGGAGATCAACTCCCAGCGACTGACCACCGGGCAGATCGACGCCGCCCGCGCCGCGATTTTCGAGGAGCACCAGCCGCTGGATGCCGCCGGCACCCCCTCGCCGGACGCCGTCGGTGACTCGACGGTCTCCGAGTCCTGGGGCTCCACGATCACCCAGCGCATGCTCATCGCGATGGGGGCGTTCCTTGCCCTGGCGTTCCTCTACATCGCCTTCCGACTGGAGAAGGAGATGGCTGCGGCCGCGATGCTCGCGCTGCTGGTTGACGGCGTCCTCATCGCCGGCATCTACGCCCTGTTCGGTTTCGAGGTCTCCCCGGCCTCCGTGATCGGCCTGCTGACGGTGCTCTCGTTCTCCATCTACGACACCGTCATCGTCTTCGACAAGGTTCGGGAGAATACCGCCGGCTACCTCGGTTCGAGACGCGCCACCTACGCGGAGGAGGCGAACCTGGCGGTCAACCAGACGGTCATGCGTTCCATCTCCACGTCGGTGATCGCCGCTCTGCCGATCATCGCGCTCATGGTCGTCGCTGTCTGGCTGATGGGCGTGGGCACCCTCAAGGATCTGGCGCTCATCCAGCTCATCGGCGTGATCGAGGGCATCTTCTCCTCGATCTTCCTGGCGACCCCGATCCTGGTCGGCCTTGTCAACCGCCGGAAGGACACCAGACTCCACAACCAGAAGGTCGAGGACTACCGTGCCGGCCGCGACGACGAGGAGCTTGTCGACGCCGCCGCCGACACCTCCACCAAGCGCACCGTCGCCGGTCCGGCGGACACCCGCCCGGAGGCGCCGGGGGCCGGCGCCAGTTGGCGTCCCGACCGCAGGTGA
- the secD gene encoding protein translocase subunit SecD: protein MSVTSRRERSGSQRTWPKRALALFFLILAVVFALVFFTGDRQASPKLGIDLQGGTRVTLVPQGEEPTADQLAQARVILENRVNGMGVSGASVVTDGNTLVITVPGEDTSQARAVGQTSQLLFRPVAVPANPDIAALPEALGSMANRWVELGVITREQADNSVTTVIDAVNQNQPEGAEPVAAPEVTAEPLPEPANSIESTERRQQITEVLREDRQSTDPTVQAAASSLLRCDAPTDPLSGSDDPALPLVTCDPGTGQVYLLDPAPLLAGVTDDNGPRLTGNEIDTARAITGGFNAQTGQMEINFAFKTDGANSGSQTWANLTSQYLQQQIAITLDSQVISAPVIQSATPFGSATSITGQFTQEEAQELANNLRYGALPLSFAGEDGEPGGTAQSVPASLGVASLQAGLIAGVVGIVLVAIFVFAYYRVFGFISLFTLFTAGLLVYGSLVLLGRWIGYSLDLSGIAGLIIGIGTTADSFVVFYERVKDEVREGRTFRSAAQHGWDRAKRTIVTGNMVTLIGAVVIYFLAVGEVKGFAFTLGLTTVFDLLVTFLVTAPLMLLAARKPFFAKPSVNGMGKVFELAASKRAEKAEPAGRREATTASTEEK, encoded by the coding sequence TTGTCCGTCACATCCCGACGCGAACGGTCAGGGTCCCAGCGGACCTGGCCGAAGCGCGCGCTGGCGTTATTTTTCCTGATTCTCGCGGTGGTGTTCGCCCTGGTGTTCTTCACCGGGGACCGTCAGGCGAGCCCGAAGCTCGGTATTGATCTCCAGGGCGGAACGCGCGTGACGCTGGTACCGCAGGGTGAGGAGCCCACCGCGGATCAGCTCGCCCAGGCGCGCGTCATCCTGGAGAACCGCGTCAACGGCATGGGTGTCAGCGGCGCGAGTGTGGTGACGGACGGCAACACGCTGGTCATCACCGTGCCGGGCGAGGACACCTCGCAGGCCCGGGCCGTCGGCCAGACCTCCCAGCTACTGTTCCGTCCCGTGGCCGTGCCCGCGAACCCGGACATCGCCGCACTGCCGGAGGCCCTGGGTTCCATGGCCAACCGCTGGGTCGAGCTGGGTGTGATCACCCGTGAGCAGGCAGACAACTCGGTGACCACGGTCATCGACGCGGTGAACCAGAATCAGCCGGAGGGCGCCGAACCGGTTGCGGCCCCGGAGGTCACCGCCGAGCCGCTGCCCGAGCCGGCGAACTCGATCGAGTCGACCGAGCGCCGGCAGCAGATCACCGAGGTCCTGCGGGAGGATCGGCAGTCGACGGACCCGACGGTCCAGGCGGCGGCCAGCTCCCTGCTGCGTTGCGATGCCCCGACCGATCCGCTCTCCGGTTCCGACGACCCTGCGTTGCCCCTGGTGACCTGCGATCCGGGCACCGGTCAGGTCTATCTGCTTGACCCGGCGCCGCTCCTGGCGGGTGTGACCGACGACAACGGTCCCCGCCTGACCGGTAACGAGATCGACACCGCTCGCGCCATCACCGGTGGATTCAATGCGCAGACGGGTCAGATGGAGATCAACTTCGCCTTCAAGACGGACGGGGCGAACTCCGGTTCCCAGACCTGGGCGAACCTGACCTCCCAGTACCTGCAGCAGCAGATTGCGATCACCCTGGACTCCCAGGTCATCTCCGCGCCCGTGATCCAGTCGGCCACGCCCTTCGGCTCCGCCACCTCCATCACGGGCCAGTTCACCCAGGAGGAGGCCCAGGAGCTGGCCAACAACCTGCGTTACGGCGCGCTCCCGCTCTCCTTCGCGGGTGAGGACGGCGAGCCGGGCGGCACCGCCCAGTCCGTCCCGGCCTCTCTCGGCGTAGCCTCACTGCAGGCAGGCCTCATCGCGGGCGTGGTGGGCATTGTCCTCGTCGCGATCTTCGTGTTCGCCTACTACCGTGTGTTCGGCTTCATCTCCCTGTTCACCCTGTTCACTGCGGGCCTGCTGGTCTACGGCTCCCTGGTCCTGCTCGGCCGGTGGATCGGCTACTCACTGGATCTGTCGGGCATCGCGGGTCTGATCATCGGCATCGGCACCACCGCGGACTCTTTCGTCGTCTTCTATGAGCGGGTCAAGGATGAGGTGCGCGAGGGCCGGACGTTCCGTTCGGCCGCCCAGCACGGTTGGGACCGTGCGAAGCGCACGATCGTCACCGGCAACATGGTCACCCTGATCGGCGCCGTGGTCATCTACTTCCTCGCCGTCGGTGAGGTCAAGGGCTTCGCGTTCACCCTGGGACTGACCACCGTGTTCGACCTTCTGGTCACGTTCCTGGTCACCGCACCGCTCATGCTGCTGGCGGCACGGAAGCCGTTCTTCGCCAAGCCCTCCGTCAACGGCATGGGCAAGGTGTTCGAGCTGGCCGCGTCGAAGCGCGCCGAGAAGGCCGAACCGGCCGGGCGTCGGGAAGCAACCACCGCAAGCACGGAGGAGAAGTAG
- the yajC gene encoding preprotein translocase subunit YajC — MDILLLILIVAVFILPSFFMMRTQRRRQAELQNMQASIQSGDRVVTVSGIHGTIVGVRDTQLDVELAPGLVVVMDRIAVLRRAETAEAGIAGAGGYESTYDASTEEQGFQHPEHPAQPEQGHFPEHPENRPTDGGHPENR; from the coding sequence ATGGACATTCTTCTGCTTATTCTCATTGTCGCGGTATTCATCCTCCCCTCCTTCTTCATGATGCGCACCCAGCGCAGGCGCCAGGCGGAACTGCAGAACATGCAGGCGTCGATCCAGAGCGGCGACCGTGTGGTCACCGTTTCCGGCATCCACGGCACCATCGTCGGCGTGCGCGACACCCAGCTCGATGTTGAGCTGGCGCCGGGCCTGGTGGTCGTCATGGACCGCATCGCCGTGCTGCGTCGGGCGGAGACCGCTGAGGCGGGCATCGCCGGTGCCGGCGGCTACGAGTCCACCTACGATGCCTCGACCGAGGAACAGGGTTTCCAGCACCCGGAGCACCCGGCGCAGCCGGAGCAGGGCCACTTCCCGGAGCACCCGGAGAACCGTCCGACCGACGGTGGTCACCCCGAGAACCGCTAG
- the ruvB gene encoding Holliday junction branch migration DNA helicase RuvB, protein MSDMERTEFALPEDRDVDTQLLVGEQDVETTLRPRSLDEFIGQRKVRNQLSLVLTGAKNRGVTADHVLLSGPPGLGKTTMAMIIAQELNTNLRMTSGPALERAGDLAAMLSNLMAGDVLFIDEIHRIARPAEEMLYMAMEDFRIDVIVGKGPGATSIPLELPPFTLVGATTRSGMLTGPLRDRFGFTAQMEFYDVDDLTRVVTRAARIMDVTMDPDAAVEIASRSRGTPRIANRLLRRVRDFAEVNGDGHINLAATQGALQVFDVDELGLDRLDRAVLSALVRGHGGGPVGVSTLAIAVGEEPGTVEEVCEPYLVRAGLVARTGRGRVATASAWRHLGLEPPEGTLGLH, encoded by the coding sequence GTGAGTGACATGGAGCGGACGGAGTTCGCGCTGCCGGAGGACCGCGACGTAGATACGCAGCTCCTGGTCGGCGAGCAGGACGTTGAGACGACGCTGCGGCCGCGCAGCCTGGATGAGTTCATCGGCCAGCGCAAGGTGAGGAATCAGCTCTCGCTCGTGCTCACGGGCGCGAAGAACCGCGGGGTCACGGCAGATCACGTCCTGCTCAGCGGCCCGCCCGGCCTGGGCAAGACGACGATGGCGATGATCATCGCGCAGGAGCTGAACACCAACCTGCGCATGACCTCCGGTCCGGCACTCGAGCGGGCGGGTGATCTGGCGGCGATGCTCTCGAACCTCATGGCGGGTGACGTCCTGTTCATCGACGAGATCCACCGCATCGCCCGCCCCGCCGAGGAGATGCTCTACATGGCGATGGAGGATTTCCGCATCGACGTCATCGTGGGCAAGGGGCCGGGCGCCACGTCGATTCCTCTGGAGTTGCCGCCCTTCACGCTGGTGGGGGCGACGACCCGGTCAGGCATGCTCACCGGCCCGCTGCGTGACCGGTTCGGCTTCACCGCGCAGATGGAGTTCTACGACGTCGACGATCTGACGCGTGTGGTCACCCGTGCCGCCCGGATCATGGACGTGACCATGGATCCGGACGCCGCCGTCGAGATCGCATCCCGCTCCCGCGGAACACCGCGTATCGCCAACCGGCTCCTCCGCCGTGTGCGTGACTTCGCCGAGGTCAACGGTGACGGCCACATCAACCTTGCGGCCACGCAGGGGGCGCTCCAGGTCTTCGACGTCGATGAGCTCGGCCTCGACCGACTCGACCGCGCGGTTCTCTCCGCACTGGTCCGTGGACACGGCGGTGGCCCCGTCGGTGTCAGCACCCTGGCCATCGCAGTGGGGGAGGAGCCCGGCACCGTCGAGGAGGTCTGTGAGCCCTACCTCGTCCGCGCTGGCCTGGTCGCCCGCACCGGCCGGGGGCGCGTCGCCACCGCCTCGGCCTGGCGCCACCTGGGTCTGGAACCGCCGGAGGGCACTCTCGGCCTGCATTAG
- the ruvA gene encoding Holliday junction branch migration protein RuvA, protein MIASLRGTVIGIELDHAVIECAGVGYRVEATPATLATLRRGEESMILTSLIVREDAHILHGFSSGEDRAMFHLLQSVTGLGPRLAVASLSVFDAGDLSRAIAGEDSKALQRIPGVGKRMAERLILELKDKVAAFVPAQPESVLTPPLPTGAAVVAEQVTDALIGLGFPDRVAQPVVEGVLAENPGLDTAAALRAALTGLGRK, encoded by the coding sequence ATGATTGCCTCCCTGCGTGGCACCGTCATCGGCATCGAATTGGACCATGCCGTCATCGAGTGCGCCGGCGTGGGCTACCGCGTCGAGGCCACGCCCGCGACGCTGGCCACCCTGCGTCGCGGCGAGGAGTCGATGATCCTCACCAGCCTCATCGTGCGCGAGGACGCCCACATCCTCCACGGCTTCAGCTCGGGCGAGGACCGCGCGATGTTCCACCTGCTGCAGTCGGTCACGGGCCTCGGCCCGCGCCTGGCCGTGGCCTCCCTGTCCGTGTTCGATGCCGGTGATCTCTCCCGGGCCATCGCGGGCGAAGACTCGAAGGCACTCCAACGCATCCCCGGTGTGGGCAAGCGGATGGCGGAGCGTCTGATTCTGGAGCTCAAGGACAAGGTCGCCGCGTTCGTGCCGGCGCAGCCCGAGAGCGTGCTGACACCGCCGTTGCCCACCGGCGCCGCGGTCGTCGCGGAGCAGGTGACCGATGCGCTCATCGGGTTGGGCTTCCCCGACAGGGTCGCGCAACCGGTCGTCGAGGGCGTCCTGGCGGAGAACCCCGGGCTGGACACCGCCGCTGCGCTGCGCGCGGCACTGACCGGGCTCGGCAGGAAGTAG
- the ruvC gene encoding crossover junction endodeoxyribonuclease RuvC, with protein MKLNGLRVMGIDPGLTRCGLSVVQAGHGRAVVPVAVGIVRTPATADLAERLLRLSTGVNQWMDDYRPDVVAVERVFERGNVSTVIHTAHASGVLVLAAAQRGIPVHMYTPSEVKKAISGNGRADKNQMTTMITRILGLTEPPKPADAADALALAVCHCWRAPMLARTAALLNSEGAK; from the coding sequence GTGAAGCTCAACGGACTACGGGTCATGGGGATCGATCCAGGCCTGACCCGCTGCGGCCTGTCCGTGGTCCAGGCGGGTCATGGTCGGGCCGTGGTCCCGGTCGCAGTCGGCATCGTCCGTACTCCGGCGACCGCGGACCTGGCTGAGCGGCTCCTGCGTCTGTCCACCGGCGTCAATCAGTGGATGGATGACTACCGCCCGGACGTCGTCGCCGTCGAGCGGGTGTTTGAACGCGGTAACGTCTCCACGGTCATCCACACCGCCCACGCCTCCGGGGTGCTGGTCCTGGCTGCCGCGCAGCGCGGGATCCCGGTGCACATGTACACGCCCTCCGAGGTCAAGAAGGCGATCTCCGGGAACGGGCGGGCAGACAAGAACCAGATGACCACCATGATCACCCGGATTCTGGGACTCACCGAACCACCCAAGCCGGCCGATGCCGCAGATGCCCTGGCGTTGGCGGTGTGTCATTGCTGGCGTGCCCCCATGCTGGCCCGCACCGCCGCACTGCTCAACTCCGAAGGAGCGAAGTAA
- a CDS encoding YebC/PmpR family DNA-binding transcriptional regulator, with the protein MAGHSKWATTKHKKAANDAKRSKEWAKAIKNIEVAARMGGGDPAGNPTLDDMIKKAKKASVPSDNIERARKRGAGEEEGGSNWENITYEGYGPNGVAVLIECLTDNRNRAATEVRTAMSKNGGNLGESGSVAYMFTRTGIVLVNKGELAEDDVLMAVLDAGAEEVNDLGEKFEVVCAPTDLEAVKEALEEAGIEVDDSDQDFRASVEVPLDVEGARKMIRLIEALEDSDDVQNVYTNMDLSDEVIAALDA; encoded by the coding sequence ATGGCAGGGCACTCAAAGTGGGCGACCACGAAGCACAAGAAGGCTGCGAACGACGCCAAGCGCAGCAAGGAATGGGCCAAGGCGATCAAGAACATCGAGGTCGCAGCCCGGATGGGCGGCGGCGATCCGGCCGGCAACCCGACGCTCGACGACATGATCAAGAAGGCCAAGAAGGCCTCCGTCCCCAGCGACAACATCGAGCGTGCCCGCAAGCGCGGTGCCGGTGAGGAGGAGGGCGGATCCAACTGGGAGAACATCACCTACGAGGGCTACGGCCCCAACGGTGTGGCCGTCCTCATCGAGTGCCTGACCGACAACCGCAACCGCGCAGCCACCGAGGTGCGCACCGCCATGTCCAAGAACGGCGGCAACCTGGGTGAGTCCGGCTCTGTCGCCTACATGTTCACCCGTACCGGCATCGTCCTGGTGAACAAGGGCGAGCTCGCCGAGGACGACGTGCTCATGGCGGTTCTGGATGCCGGCGCGGAGGAGGTCAACGACCTGGGTGAGAAGTTCGAGGTCGTCTGCGCACCCACCGACCTTGAGGCGGTCAAGGAGGCGCTGGAGGAGGCCGGAATCGAGGTCGACGACTCGGATCAGGACTTCCGCGCCTCCGTGGAGGTGCCGTTGGATGTCGAGGGCGCCAGGAAGATGATCAGGCTCATCGAGGCTCTGGAGGACTCCGACGACGTGCAGAACGTGTACACCAACATGGATCTGTCCGACGAGGTCATCGCCGCGTTGGACGCCTGA
- a CDS encoding acyl-CoA thioesterase, giving the protein MRQIEYILGLERIDNDIYRGPAVESALTRTFGGQVAAQALVAATETVDGDKTVHSLHGYFVAPGKSAEPTVFLVDRLRDGRSFSSRQVRAVQDGETIFSMQASFHRRDDVGPEHSDRMRDVPMPETLTDDPSTLPRSSRNLLEEWGDWDIHVVPSEAYEHNKYSPSQQVVWFRSRRPLPDDETFHICTLAYMSDMTLLHSSLVPHPGHPVQMASLDHAMWFLRPFRADEWLLYDQVSPSASAGRALTHGRIFDRAGNLVAIVTQEGLTRTLREGGESVPMKRVQEK; this is encoded by the coding sequence ATGAGGCAGATCGAGTACATCCTCGGACTGGAACGCATAGACAATGACATCTACCGCGGTCCGGCGGTGGAATCCGCACTCACCCGCACGTTCGGCGGACAGGTGGCGGCGCAGGCCCTCGTCGCCGCGACCGAAACCGTCGACGGGGACAAGACCGTGCACTCCCTCCACGGCTACTTCGTCGCGCCGGGCAAGTCGGCGGAGCCGACGGTCTTCCTCGTGGACCGGCTCCGCGACGGCCGCAGCTTCTCCTCCCGCCAGGTGCGCGCCGTCCAGGACGGGGAGACGATCTTCTCCATGCAGGCCAGCTTCCATCGTCGTGACGACGTCGGTCCGGAGCACTCCGACCGCATGCGGGACGTGCCGATGCCGGAAACCCTCACCGACGACCCCTCCACCCTGCCCAGGTCCTCCCGTAACCTGCTCGAGGAGTGGGGCGACTGGGACATCCACGTCGTCCCGTCCGAGGCCTACGAGCACAACAAGTACAGCCCCAGCCAGCAGGTTGTCTGGTTCCGTTCCCGACGTCCGCTTCCCGACGACGAGACCTTCCACATCTGCACCCTGGCCTACATGTCGGACATGACCCTCCTACATTCCTCGCTGGTGCCGCATCCGGGCCATCCCGTGCAGATGGCCAGTCTCGACCACGCCATGTGGTTCCTGCGTCCCTTCCGCGCCGACGAGTGGCTGCTCTACGACCAGGTGTCCCCGTCCGCCTCCGCCGGCCGCGCACTGACACACGGCAGGATCTTCGACCGGGCGGGGAATCTCGTGGCCATCGTCACCCAGGAGGGACTCACGCGCACCCTGCGCGAGGGTGGGGAATCGGTCCCGATGAAGCGCGTTCAGGAGAAATAG
- a CDS encoding DUF3817 domain-containing protein, with protein sequence MTPKKFHRFAALTEMVTWSLLIIGMILKYSGVTEAFTPIAGGIHGFGFLMFLAITTLLWINNRWSFGQGVVGLAVSIVPFAAWPFTMWADRKGLLEGGWRFAGADEQPRTLPEKVLAQFVRHPARSIVFLLIAIALVFTALLLIGQPYDPDAIADRVN encoded by the coding sequence CTGACCCCCAAAAAATTCCACCGTTTCGCCGCGCTCACGGAGATGGTGACCTGGTCCCTGCTGATCATCGGCATGATCCTCAAGTACTCGGGTGTCACCGAGGCCTTCACCCCCATCGCCGGCGGAATCCACGGCTTCGGCTTCCTCATGTTCCTGGCCATCACGACGCTGCTGTGGATCAACAACCGCTGGTCCTTCGGCCAGGGCGTGGTCGGACTGGCGGTCTCCATCGTCCCCTTCGCTGCGTGGCCCTTCACCATGTGGGCAGACCGCAAGGGCCTGCTGGAGGGCGGCTGGCGCTTCGCCGGTGCAGACGAGCAGCCCCGCACCCTGCCGGAGAAGGTCCTGGCCCAGTTCGTGCGTCACCCGGCCCGCTCCATCGTGTTCCTGCTGATCGCGATCGCGCTCGTGTTCACGGCGCTGCTGCTGATCGGCCAGCCCTATGATCCGGACGCCATCGCGGACCGCGTGAACTAG
- a CDS encoding DUF2029 domain-containing protein, translating to MARLFLVRLILSDPEPIGDVRYYRLGLFGDDPTAMTEYPDAGVWPVRLLGQITGPDEMSFLIGFAVMMALLDAAFLGLLLIFGRERRLHAAWFWVVFGVAAGQVFWLRLDLFPGVLVGLFAALLFLRPTWAAAVLALATAVKLWPGVLAAGLVGGIRRTDTWLRVTVFFGTLAALVGVTWATSGLDRLLSPLTYQGDRGIQIESLAATPFLINAYRRPGEYSTGYASSKSFEITGPGTDVAATLADAAMVAVLILAVAWAGRNLVTGRWRPETTLAFSLLLVLLLIITNKVFSPQYIVWAGPLLAVALYATRSRLVPVMAVLTVVTAALGTWIYPFNYDPLWVDPATAATEITVLAVRNGLVVVLTLLATAWLVQESRRTYGPR from the coding sequence GTGGCCCGCCTGTTTCTCGTCCGTCTCATCCTGTCGGACCCTGAGCCGATCGGCGACGTGCGCTACTACCGCCTCGGCCTGTTCGGCGATGATCCGACGGCCATGACCGAGTACCCGGACGCCGGCGTCTGGCCCGTGCGTCTGCTCGGTCAGATCACGGGGCCGGATGAGATGAGCTTTCTCATCGGTTTCGCCGTGATGATGGCGCTTCTCGACGCCGCCTTCCTCGGCCTCCTCCTGATCTTCGGCCGCGAACGCAGGTTGCACGCCGCGTGGTTCTGGGTGGTCTTCGGGGTGGCCGCGGGGCAGGTGTTCTGGCTGCGTCTGGATCTCTTCCCCGGCGTCCTGGTGGGCCTGTTCGCGGCGTTGTTGTTCCTGCGTCCGACCTGGGCGGCGGCGGTACTGGCGTTGGCGACGGCGGTGAAACTGTGGCCCGGGGTGCTCGCCGCGGGGCTGGTCGGCGGGATCCGTCGGACGGACACGTGGCTGCGCGTGACCGTCTTCTTCGGCACCCTCGCCGCCCTGGTGGGCGTCACATGGGCTACGTCGGGCCTCGACCGCCTGCTCAGCCCGCTCACCTACCAGGGTGACCGTGGCATCCAGATCGAGTCGCTGGCGGCCACTCCGTTCCTCATCAACGCGTACCGCCGGCCCGGTGAGTACTCGACGGGTTACGCGTCGTCGAAGAGCTTCGAGATCACCGGCCCCGGGACGGACGTGGCGGCCACGCTCGCCGACGCCGCCATGGTCGCCGTCCTGATCCTCGCCGTGGCGTGGGCCGGGCGGAACCTTGTGACCGGCCGCTGGCGTCCGGAGACCACGCTGGCGTTCTCGCTGCTGCTGGTTCTGCTGCTGATCATCACGAACAAGGTGTTCTCGCCGCAGTACATCGTCTGGGCGGGTCCTCTTCTCGCGGTGGCCCTCTACGCCACGCGCTCCCGGCTGGTTCCGGTGATGGCGGTGCTGACCGTGGTCACGGCGGCTCTGGGCACCTGGATCTACCCCTTCAACTACGACCCTCTGTGGGTTGACCCCGCCACCGCCGCCACCGAGATCACCGTCCTGGCTGTGCGCAACGGCCTCGTCGTCGTCCTCACGCTGCTGGCTACCGCATGGCTGGTTCAGGAGAGCCGTCGGACGTACGGGCCTCGGTGA